The proteins below are encoded in one region of Plutella xylostella chromosome Z, ilPluXylo3.1, whole genome shotgun sequence:
- the LOC105380498 gene encoding U-scoloptoxin(19)-Sm1a isoform X2, giving the protein MRILLALTVSVLLFAAVHSNPKGRRSTTPHDMSIIELEEPCVRQGGICMRKEDCPKDYMVNVRAILCPQQHSLGVECCYNN; this is encoded by the exons ATGCGTATCCTACTAGCGCTGACGGTGTCGGTTCTGCTCTTTGCCGCAGTGCACTCCAACCCTAAAGGGAGAAGGTCTACCACCCCACATGACA TGAGCATCATCGAGCTGGAGGAGCCGTGCGTGCGCCAGGGGGGGATCTGCATGAGGAAGGAGGACTGCCCCAAGGACTACATGGTGAACGTGAGGGCCATACTGTGCCCCCAGCAGCACAGCCTCGGCGTGGAGTGTTGCTAT AATAATTGA
- the LOC105380498 gene encoding U-scoloptoxin(19)-Sm1a isoform X1: MRILLALTVSVLLFAAVHSNPKGRRSTTPHDIVSIIELEEPCVRQGGICMRKEDCPKDYMVNVRAILCPQQHSLGVECCYNN, from the exons ATGCGTATCCTACTAGCGCTGACGGTGTCGGTTCTGCTCTTTGCCGCAGTGCACTCCAACCCTAAAGGGAGAAGGTCTACCACCCCACATGACA TAGTGAGCATCATCGAGCTGGAGGAGCCGTGCGTGCGCCAGGGGGGGATCTGCATGAGGAAGGAGGACTGCCCCAAGGACTACATGGTGAACGTGAGGGCCATACTGTGCCCCCAGCAGCACAGCCTCGGCGTGGAGTGTTGCTAT AATAATTGA
- the LOC105380541 gene encoding BTB/POZ domain-containing protein Tiwaz, whose translation MLSSVKPGSPQPETAACSMDMDLAKKPIAGIPRVAVTTKFNAPVHIDVGGTIYTSSLETLTAYPESRLGKMFNGTIPIVLDTLKQHYFIDRDGGMFKHILNFLRNKKLLLPTDFSSLELLMHEAHYFELDHMVFALTKLQSAREGVAQEREWLSQATDRLKQEAELLRQERDRLQQQWS comes from the exons ATGCTATCATCAGTGAAGCCGGGCAGCCCCCAGCCCGAGACGGCGGCCTGCTCCATGGACATGGACCTCGCCAAGAAGCCCATCGCCGGGATCCCCCGTGTAGCCGTCACCACCAAGTTCAACGCCCCCGTGCACATCGACGTCGGCGGCACCATCTATACGTCGTCGCTGGAAACTTTGACCGC GTACCCCGAATCAAGACTGGGCAAGATGTTCAACGGGACCATCCCCATAGTCCTAGACACGCTGAAGCAGCACTACTTCATCGACCGCGACGGCGGCATGTTCAAGCATATCCTCAACTTCCTGAGGAATAAGAAGCTGCTTCTGCCCACCGACTTCTCCAGTCTTGAGCTGTTAATGCACGAGGCTCACTACTTTGAGCTGGAcc ACATGGTGTTCGCCCTCACGAAGCTGCAAAGCGCCCGCGAGGGGGTTGCGCAGGAGCGCGAGTGGCTGAGCCAGGCCACCGACCGGCTCAAGCAGGAGGCCGAGCTGCTGCGGCAGGAGCGGGACCGCCTGCAGCAGCAGTGGTCGTGA